The window ACTGCGTGGTCCGCCCATTGGCCATCGTTCGACTGGCCCTGGCTCCACGCTACCGCAGAGGGAACTGTCGCGATCGCTTTTTGCTCATCGGCCGAAAGCCGCTCCTTCCAAAGCTCGCGGAGTTCCGGCAGTGTGTGTTCTTCGGATTTGCTCTGGCGTGATTTCGCGCCGAGTTGACTCTTGGCAGCGGGGTTCGAGATTCCCTTCTCTTCCGCCATTTTTTCAATCAACTGCGTCCGCCGCGAGTAGCGCGCGGTGACTTCGGGCTTCACGTGGGACAGGTCCCAGTCCTTGCCACGGCGTTCTACGCCGTAGCCGAGGTTTTGCAGACGTTCAGCGAAGCGCGCATGAAATGCCGCTTCAAAATATCGCGCGTCGCGCTTCAAATCGCGGAACTGGCCCGCTTTCCAACGCTCTTCGTCCGCATCAAAAGTAGCGTTGAACGTGAAGCAGTGAGCGTGCAAATGCGGATCGGGAACCCCGTCGACAGGTCGCGCGGTGAAGTGCACGAACTCCGCCCAGCAAAGATTGCCCGTAGTGCGCTCTTCGTCGCGGCCTTTGCCCCTCACCCGTGTTTTCGCTTCCTCTTCTAACTCGCTCATCGTCTCTTCAATGCTCGTGCGGAACGCATCGAGAATTCGCTCATCGCGAGTGAGCGAGTAGGCTAACGATACGCCCTTGGGCGCGTTGAACACAAAGTCGTAACCAACCGTCCGATCGGTGTCCTGGCGAGCGGTCAGCCGACGCAAGGTGCCGGGATGCAAATTATCGCACAGGGCGTCGAATTCTCGCTTGCCCACTTCGCCCGACAAGCCGAGCGCAGCAGCCCCCTTCCCGCCCCATTGGCCGACCAGTTCTTGGCCTTCCGAATAGTAGTCGGCTTTCGAGTAGTAACTCTGGGCGCCGGCCGCGCTGCGATTTTGCACGATGCGAAGCATGTGCAACCAATAGCGCAATCGCGAAATTCAGCAACTCAATTTACTGGCTGCCCGATGCAACACATGATTTGCATCGCCTTCACATGGCATTTGCACTGTTACCCGACGGGGTCCGTATTAGACACTTGGCGATAATCGGAGACTTCATTCGACGAACTCGTTTCCAGTAACGCCGATCTTCCCGGCCTTGCACCAGTCGCACCAATAGCCGATGCGCTCGCGTAGGAACGCAGCCCGTTCCTGCGAAATGTTGGGATTAGCATCGATCGCTTCCTCCAGACCGGTATAGGACGACAGGTGCTTCGCGTTGGCCGGACGCAAGCCGAAGGTCTCCGGCACTGCAATGACCTTGAACTTTCCAGAACCGGTGGCCTTCACGGTCACCGCCAACTTTCGGCTTTCGTCAGGACACAAGCGATCAAACGACATCAGATCTTCATCATCGCCCAGCAAGTTGCTGCGAAGCTTAGTCAGCTCCTGATCAGTCTCGAATTCCGCTCGTCGGCCGTATACGAGCAAAAAATGGTAGCCCATTTGGTAGAAGCCGGCCGCCGACGGCGCGACGCCGTAATCCGCGACAAATTTCAATTGATTGGTGGGTTCCTTGAGCCAAGTCTTCCACTCTGCCAATTGATTCCTCGCCTGCGTGAAATCGGCGGTGGGCCGCTTCGCCGCTGTGAATAGCCGCTTCGCTGGTCGTTCAATCTCGACCATCGCGGGATACCAGTTATCGCTGTGCTTCGAGAGCCACATGAAATCCGGAATGTGACCGTTGAAGCCATGCAACGGCGGCTGGGAAATGACCGCCATGTGAAGCGGCCAGTGTCCGGAGGTTCCGCAAGGCGTGCGCGACCCGGGAACCATTGAGGGATTCTGTTCGAGAAACTTCTGCAGTTCCGATTCCTGCGGGTCCTGGGCGAGCAAGGCGGCATATTCAGCCGAAATGCGGTCGGCGTAGTCCGAAAAGGAGGGAACTTCTGGACCACGTTTCTGTTGATAAGTTCTGGCGAGCGGCGACATGGTTCGATCCGTGGGGTGAGTCCCTGTGCAGGGCGCGTGACACGCAAAGTGATATCGTCTCGCGAAGGAAACATACGCAAGGCGAGGGAGCGTGTCGTCCACTCGTGGCGATCAGGCAAGCTGTATGAGCGGGGAGTGCGGTTCGTAAGGGAGTCGGCAAACGTAACTGCACCCGGCGTGTCCGCCGCCGCGTGCTACCGGACTCCGCGTTCGCTGCGGTCGCAGCAGCGACAGGCTATCGCCTTCCGTCCGCCCGCTGGTGCTTCCGGCGCTGCCGGTAATTGCCGCCGAAGGCGCAGTGAAACTTGAGTGGGGAGCATCCCCCAGGCCGTCAAGGACAAGACAAGCGGCCTGCACGGCACCTCCCCAATCTTCCGCACTCGCGAGTACGCGTGCTTCGCAACGTTTGTGCAGACCGGGTGCCCCTCCCCTCCGGCCGTCCTTGACTGCCTGTCCCCTCGATTCGTGGTCTTTCGACCCCCGCCGCTCAAGGAAAGAGCGCGGGGCTCTTTTCATTTCATTCAAAGGAGACAGAAGACCATGAGCACTTCCACCACCACCAAGCGAGCCGACGTCTACACTCGCGTCACTGATCGAATTGTTGCCGAGCTTGAGGCGGGCGTCCGGCCCTGGCTCAAGCCTTGGAACGCCGAACATGCTGCCGGCAGAATCACCCGGCCGTTGCGGTTTAATGGACAACGCTATCAGGGAATCAACATTCTGATGCTATGGGCCGAGGCAGAAACCCGCGGTTATAGCTGCCCAATCTGGATGACCTATCAGCAGGCGACGGAATTTGGCGGGCACGTCCGCAAAGGCGAACGCGGAGCACCGGTCGTTTATGCTTCCAAATTCAGCAAGACGGAAGCGGGCGATAACGGCCAGGACGTTGAACGCGAAATTCCCTTCCTCAAGGAATACACCGTCTTCAATGTCGAGCAATGCGAGAACCTGCCCGACTGGTATTACCAGCTCAAGGAACCGCCGAAGGAGCAGCTGCAGCGGATCGAGCGGGCAGACCAATTCTTCGCCAACACCAAGGCGGAGATTCGCACGGGGGGCAATCAGGCTTATTACGCGATCGGCAG is drawn from Anatilimnocola floriformis and contains these coding sequences:
- a CDS encoding Shedu immune nuclease family protein, with the translated sequence MSPLARTYQQKRGPEVPSFSDYADRISAEYAALLAQDPQESELQKFLEQNPSMVPGSRTPCGTSGHWPLHMAVISQPPLHGFNGHIPDFMWLSKHSDNWYPAMVEIERPAKRLFTAAKRPTADFTQARNQLAEWKTWLKEPTNQLKFVADYGVAPSAAGFYQMGYHFLLVYGRRAEFETDQELTKLRSNLLGDDEDLMSFDRLCPDESRKLAVTVKATGSGKFKVIAVPETFGLRPANAKHLSSYTGLEEAIDANPNISQERAAFLRERIGYWCDWCKAGKIGVTGNEFVE
- a CDS encoding ArdC family protein yields the protein MSTSTTTKRADVYTRVTDRIVAELEAGVRPWLKPWNAEHAAGRITRPLRFNGQRYQGINILMLWAEAETRGYSCPIWMTYQQATEFGGHVRKGERGAPVVYASKFSKTEAGDNGQDVEREIPFLKEYTVFNVEQCENLPDWYYQLKEPPKEQLQRIERADQFFANTKAEIRTGGNQAYYAIGSDHIQMPPFQSFRDAESHATTLAHELTHWTRHGSRLNREFGRKRFGDEGYAMEELVAELGAAFLSADLRLTPEVREDHADYVANWLKVLKDDKRAIFTAASHASRAAEYLHFFQPQPAA